The Planktothrix agardhii NIES-204 genomic interval ACCCGTTAAAATTGGCTCCATAACCGACGCTGGTGGGAACTGCAATCACCGGACAATCGGCTAATCCTCCAACTACAGTCGGTAAGGCTCCTTCCATTCCAGCGACGGCAATTAACACATCCGCATCGGCAATCATCGGCCAATTACTTAGTAACCGATGAATTCCGGCAACTCCTACATCCGATAACCGTTTTACCTCAAAACCAGATAAGGTAGCGGTGATGGCAGCTTCTTCGGCTACAGGTAAATCGGCGGTTCCGGCGGTTAAAATCGTGATTATTCCTGTAGAATTAGATCGGGGAATTTCATCCGGGTGAATAGCACAAATTTTAGCGATTTCGTAATATCTTAAATCGGGGATTTGGGCTTGTAATTGTTGATAAACATGGGGTTCAATTCGAGTTGCCATCACCACCGGATTTCGCTGACGCATTACCTCGATAATCTTAATAATTTGTTCCGGGGTTTTATTTAATCCCCAAATTACTTCGGGAAATCCGGTTCTTAATTTTCGATGATGGTCAATGCGGGCAAAATCTCCGACGGGTTCAAAATCAAAGTATTTGATTTTATCTAAGGCATCAGTCGGGGTAATTTCACCGGATGCAACGGATTCAAGTAACTGTTGTAATGCTTCAGGATTCATCAGAATTTAAACAGATTATTCAGCAATTTTGAGTTCATACAAATTCCAAAATCCTCCCCCTAATGGTGTGTATTCAACGCCTTCAACCCGATCTCGGATGGCTTCAAAGGCGAGGGGATTTACCATATATAATAGGGGCAGTTCTTCGGAAATAATTTTCTGCGCCTTTCCATAGAGTTCTTTCCGTTTTTTCGGATCAAATTCTTGGGAAGCTTTCACAAATAAATCATCTACTTGTTTTTCCCAATCGGAAACTTGCCAATCGGTAATCCCGGTTTCTCCGGGTTGGGGCCCCTGATTAAATGTGTGTAATCTTCCCTGCACTGACCAAATATTATAACCCCCGTGAGGTTCAATTCCTCCTCCACTAAATCCACCTAAATAGGCATCCCAATTCCGAGAACTAGAAAGACGTTCTACTAGGGTATTGAAACTGAGAAATAATAAATCAACTTGAATCCCAATTTTACCCAGATCTTGGTTAATTTGGGTAGCCATTTGTTCCCGAATTTTTTTCCCGGCACTTGTTAAGAGGGTAAAACGAACCTGATTACCTTCACTATCGAGTAATTGTCCCTGATTATTATACTTAAACCCCGCATCAATTAGCATTTGTCTGGCTTTTTCGGGATTGTGTGTATAGGTTTTTAATCCCGCTTCTGGGGATAAATAAAAGGGGCTTTGGACTGGCAGGGGAGAATGTTGCAGTTCTCCTAATCCTAAATAGAGATTATTTTTCATCACTTCCCGATTAATGGCATAATAAACCGCCTGTCGGAAGGCTTTATTATTAAACCATTTAGACTTAATTGGATCAACAAAGGGTTTCCCTTGAGCATTTTTTCCCCGATTCATATTCAATGACATGAACACGGTTCCCATATCGGGGCCAGAATTATAAATAGTATATTTCCCTCGTTTTTCTTCGGGTTTTAATAAGGGAAATGTTTCCGTTTGTATGGTTAAAGTATCTAAGGAACCGGAACGAAAATCCAATAATTGAGTATCGGTACTTTCAATAATTTGCCAGACAATTTCTTCAATATAGGGTTGGGGATTTCCCTGTTCGTCTTTTCGCCAATAATAGGGATTTCTTTCTAAAATTACCCGTTGATAAGGAGTATAACTTTTGATCCGATATTGACCATTTCCGACAATATCTTGGGGGTTGGTATCGGTTCCCCAAGTAGTTAAAAATTTGGGGTTTCCCTCACTATCGGTTTCGGTAATTGAATCTTTTAAAATATGGGCGGGTAAAATACTTAATCCGGCTACATATTGTAAAAAAGGTGCAAAGGGTTCGGAAACAGAAAACTCCACCCGACGATTATCTAATTTTTTTACCGTGGGAAAGCTGCGACTTTTTCCTACTCGTAAAATATCTTTAAAACTGCTGGGAATTTTATCGTTTAAATAAATATCGTTATAGGTAAAAATAATATCGTCAACGGTTAAGGGTTTTCCATCTGACCACTTTAATCCGTCTTTTAAAGTAATAATAATTTTTTGTTTATCATCAGAAATCTGCCAAGATTCGGCTAACCCCGATTTCGGCATTAATTCTCCGGTTACGGGGTCGTCCTGAATTAACGGGTCATACAAATAACCAAAGACGGTATAGGCCGATTGACTCAAGGGCGGATTAAAGGTGGCTGGGCCGCTGGGCGTGGCGACCACCAACCGAGACGGAATTTGGGATTGAGCGGTACTACAGGCACTCATAACCAGGGCTAAGAGGATGAATAAAGTCTTTTGGAACCAATGTCTTTTGAATGGAATCATGTTACAAAAACTAGCTGATTGCTATAGTTAATTATAGAACCCATTTGAGATCCTTTAATGATCGCCCGCTAGGAGAGAACCTAAGTTACAATTAGCTAAGGTTGGTTTTAGGATTGAGGGGAGGTTTTATGACATTACAGGAAGTGCTAAAATCGGTCGATAATTTGTCCATCGCGGATCAGGTTTTGTTATTGGAGCAGCTTAAGAAACGGTTTGCTCAGATTGAGGAGTCTGATTCGGAAGTGATTAATCAAGCGCAAAAAGAAAAATGGGTTAAAGGTTTAAGAGGGATGGCTGCCAATTCTAGGCTGAGTAGTGAGGATTTTGCCCAACATAAACAAGCAGAAATTGATTGGGAGGATAGAAACCGATGAAGGTTATCCTAGATGCTTGTGCTGTGATTTGTCTTATTAAGGATGAAATAGGGGCTGATATTGTCGAGCAATATTTATTAGGAGATGATGCTCAATGTATGATTCATAGTGTTAATATTTGTTTTGAATATTTGTCAGATTAATTTTATTCGTTAATCGCCCGATTTTCTATGCGCTATATATATCGCAATTGCGTAAGTCATGAGATCTCAAATGGGTTCTATAAAACACCGATTGATTCAATGGTCGCTCCTCATATCACGGAGTCTGTGTATTCCGAATTTCTGTCTGAATTTGATCAAAAATTCCATTATCTTTAAAAAATTTGTCTTGAATATTATTCCATCCCCCCAAATCTTCAGCATTAAATAATTGCTTAAATTAAAATTCCAGCCCAATAAAAATGCACAGGAATTTTAATTAATTTTTTCTAATAAAGCCACGGCATAGGCAGCAATTCCTTCTTCTCGACCCACGGGGCCTAATTTTTCGTTAGTGGTGGCTTTGACTCCAATTTGACCGCAATTGAGGTTTAAGGTGGTGGCAAGGCGATCGCACATTGCGCTAATATGGGGTTTTAATTTGGGACGTTCGGCGACAATCACAGAGTCAATATTTCCGATTTTCCAACCCCGTTCTAAAATTAGTTGATTTACCTGTTTTAAGAGGACTAAACTATCCGCCCCCGCCCATTTTTCATCGGTTGGGGGGAAATAATGCCCAATATCTCCTAAACTTAATGCCCCTAACATTGCATCCATAATGGCATGGGTTAAGACATCCGCATCACTATGTCCTAATAGTCCGAATTCATGATCAATTTTAATCCCACCTAAAATTAATGCCCGTCCGGGGACTAATTTATGAATATCATAACCATTACCAATGCGAATATTCATGGATCTTTTTTCTAATTGAAATCAACACAGTTTTTTATTATAGGGTAAGTCTAAATAGATTTAACAAATTGAATAGACTTAACAGACTTAACAGAAGTACGCGGAGATTGGGAAGCCGCCACACAAAAGAAAGTAAATAAAATTAAAAATATACTAAGTACATAACCTAGACCCATCATGGCATAAGAATTAGTCGTACCATTACGGAAATATTTGAACAGTAAGACATTAGGAAGCAAGGTTTTCATAATAGTAACCTCCAGGGGATTAACCTTAATAATAGTTGACACTCAAACCACGAGAATCTTAGCACGCTATTGACCTTATCAGGTGATTTTAGCGTTGTTTTAGTAGATGACTCTCTGGGATGATTTTAATTTTGATGGGAGTTCGTTTAGATTAAACGAAATGGAAGGAAAACAGTATTGATGACTACTGGTACTTTTCGAGTGTTGTTTTGTACCTATCGACGGTGAGCGAACTGGCACTGTAGAACTTACAAGACCATCATACCACAATAATCGTCTATTCACACCATCAAATCTGACAACCTCGATACGGGTAACTATATCTGTTCTATTCATTCACCAAAAAGGATTCAAAATCCGGTACATTTACCCAAGTTCCAGTTGCATTGGATTCCTGGGTTAAATCCATTAAAAGTTGGGAATAAACCCCTTCTTTAAGCGAAGGTGTTAAACTTGTTCCCTGTTCAATTCCGGTTATCCATTGGTCAATCACTCGTAGCAAAGGAGCAATCCGGCCATCGGGATAAATTCGGGTAAATTCTAATACTTTGGGGATAGGAATTTCGGTTAAAGGTTGCCCCTTTTGGCTTCCCCATAATCGAAATCCATGCACATAATCCTGTTGATTATCACTACCTAAAATTAATGTGCCTTCACTGCCATAAATTTCTAGCCAATGTCCCCGTCCTTGGTAAGTAACAGAACTTAAACAAACTTGACAGGGAGTGCCATCATTCAGTTCTAAAATTAGGGTACAAATATCATCAGCATCAACAACTTTTAATTCTCCTCCAGCTTCCGGGTCTGGACGCAAGGAAATAGAAGTATTCAGTTGTCCACAGAGGCGTTTAATGGAACCAAATAACCAAGAAATATAATCAAAACTATGGGAGCCAATTGCCCCTAATACCCCGCCTCCTTTGTCTTTTTGAGCATACCAATTCCAGGGACGAGTTTCATCGGCACGGCTAGAAACTAACCAATCAATTTTGATTAATCTTTTTTGACCTACATAATTTTCTGCTAATAGTTGAGATAAATGTTGCCAAGCTGGAATAAACCGAAATTCAAAATCTAGGCTGGTAATACAGCCTTTAGATTGGGCGAGGTGATAGAGATATTTTGCTTCTTGAACTGTTAAGTTTGTGGGTTTTTCTAATAATAGATGTTTCCCGGCATTTAGGGCGATTTTAGCCATATCAAAATGCAAAAAAGGCGGGGTGGAAATGGCAACTCCTTGAACTTCAGGTAAAGCACAAATCTCCTCAATACTATTACAAGCATGGGGAATATTATGGCTGGAGGCGATCGCTTTGGCTTTGTCTAAATCTCGATGATAAACCGCAACTACTTGGGTTTTAGGATGGTCTTGAAAGGCAGGAATATGAACTTTTTTACCAAATCCTGTTCCAATTATGGCGATGCCAATTTTTTTGTCGGTTGTCATGGTTTCTCCTGATGAAAAAAGTTTTAGACCCGCGTTAAATGCAATTTTTGTCTACCTTAAATTAAAAATATTGAGATAATTCTAACATAAAGAGGAATGGTTAATAGAAGTGGGAAATCGCCAGTGGGTTGTTTTAACCAAAGATGAAAAAATTGGTTATCGCACCTCTCAACTTTTGAGTATTGCTCAAGCAAATGTGAGGGTATTTGTTTTAGCTTCAACAAATTTGTCGGGAGATGCGATCGCTTTAACTTTTGTAAAAACCTTACCCAAAATGACAAAATTTGCTTTAAATAATCATCCTCCTTTTATTGCTAAAGTTTATCGATCCGGGCGAGTAATTTCTTGGAGAAATAATACAGAAATACTCCTAAGAATATAGTTATAAATTAACTCAGATTAAAAGCGGTTCGTGATTTTATTTTCTACCCATTCTATCACCTGTTTTCCTAAATAAACCCCATCCAATAAATCAATTTCTCGAATCCCCGTTGGACTGGTAACATTAACTTCTGTTAAATAACCTCCAATAATATCAATTCCCACAAAATATAAACCATCAGCAACTAATTTAGATGCTAATTTTTGACAAATCTCCCGTTCTCGATCCGTAATTTCGGTTTTAGCAACCCGTCCACCCACAGCCATATTTCCTCTAAATTCCTGACCCGTAGGAATCCGATTAACCGCTCCAATCGGTTCACCATTTAACACAATAATTCGTTTATCTCCGTCTTTTGCTTCTGGTAAAAAGGTCTGAATCATCACCGGATATATACCCTGTTGAGTGCTAATTTCAATTAGAGAATTAAGATTGCGATCGCTCCCTTCCAAAAATAAAATGCCCTCTCCTGCTTTTCCACCTAAAGGTTTTAAAACCGCCGCTCCTTGACGTTCAACAAACTCCCTAATTACCTGTTTATCGCGGCTAACAATGGTTGTTGGAATGCAATCTTTAAATTGCAGGGCGTACATTTTTTCGTTCGCTGTTCTTAACCCGTGAGGAGAATTAACTACTAAAGTTTTTTCGGGATTAATATAGTCTAAAAGATAGGTAGCATACAGATAGGGAATCGTGACTGGTGGGTCAGTTCGCATGAACACCGAATCCATATTTTCCAAGGGTTGAAGTATTGATTGACCCACCGAAAACCAGGGTTCCTCAACTCTCCATCTATCCTGATCTCTAATAATAGGAGTCAGATTAACCGGGGTTAAAAGTGCCCAGGTTTGACCGTCAATTACATTTAATTGGTGAGCTTGTGTCACCCAAACTTCATGTCCTAAAAGTTGCGCTGCTTCCATTAAAGCAACACTGCTATCATGACTTGGATTTAATTT includes:
- the cpmA gene encoding putative circadian phase modifier CpmA-like protein; amino-acid sequence: MNPEALQQLLESVASGEITPTDALDKIKYFDFEPVGDFARIDHHRKLRTGFPEVIWGLNKTPEQIIKIIEVMRQRNPVVMATRIEPHVYQQLQAQIPDLRYYEIAKICAIHPDEIPRSNSTGIITILTAGTADLPVAEEAAITATLSGFEVKRLSDVGVAGIHRLLSNWPMIADADVLIAVAGMEGALPTVVGGLADCPVIAVPTSVGYGANFNGLAPLLTMLNSCATGVGVVNIDNGFGAAILACQILRLGERLKRKIEP
- a CDS encoding putative oligopeptide ABC transporter periplasmic oligopeptide-binding protein — protein: MIPFKRHWFQKTLFILLALVMSACSTAQSQIPSRLVVATPSGPATFNPPLSQSAYTVFGYLYDPLIQDDPVTGELMPKSGLAESWQISDDKQKIIITLKDGLKWSDGKPLTVDDIIFTYNDIYLNDKIPSSFKDILRVGKSRSFPTVKKLDNRRVEFSVSEPFAPFLQYVAGLSILPAHILKDSITETDSEGNPKFLTTWGTDTNPQDIVGNGQYRIKSYTPYQRVILERNPYYWRKDEQGNPQPYIEEIVWQIIESTDTQLLDFRSGSLDTLTIQTETFPLLKPEEKRGKYTIYNSGPDMGTVFMSLNMNRGKNAQGKPFVDPIKSKWFNNKAFRQAVYYAINREVMKNNLYLGLGELQHSPLPVQSPFYLSPEAGLKTYTHNPEKARQMLIDAGFKYNNQGQLLDSEGNQVRFTLLTSAGKKIREQMATQINQDLGKIGIQVDLLFLSFNTLVERLSSSRNWDAYLGGFSGGGIEPHGGYNIWSVQGRLHTFNQGPQPGETGITDWQVSDWEKQVDDLFVKASQEFDPKKRKELYGKAQKIISEELPLLYMVNPLAFEAIRDRVEGVEYTPLGGGFWNLYELKIAE
- the ispF gene encoding 2-C-methyl-D-erythritol 2,4-cyclodiphosphate synthase, with amino-acid sequence MNIRIGNGYDIHKLVPGRALILGGIKIDHEFGLLGHSDADVLTHAIMDAMLGALSLGDIGHYFPPTDEKWAGADSLVLLKQVNQLILERGWKIGNIDSVIVAERPKLKPHISAMCDRLATTLNLNCGQIGVKATTNEKLGPVGREEGIAAYAVALLEKIN
- a CDS encoding putative oxidoreductase — its product is MTTDKKIGIAIIGTGFGKKVHIPAFQDHPKTQVVAVYHRDLDKAKAIASSHNIPHACNSIEEICALPEVQGVAISTPPFLHFDMAKIALNAGKHLLLEKPTNLTVQEAKYLYHLAQSKGCITSLDFEFRFIPAWQHLSQLLAENYVGQKRLIKIDWLVSSRADETRPWNWYAQKDKGGGVLGAIGSHSFDYISWLFGSIKRLCGQLNTSISLRPDPEAGGELKVVDADDICTLILELNDGTPCQVCLSSVTYQGRGHWLEIYGSEGTLILGSDNQQDYVHGFRLWGSQKGQPLTEIPIPKVLEFTRIYPDGRIAPLLRVIDQWITGIEQGTSLTPSLKEGVYSQLLMDLTQESNATGTWVNVPDFESFLVNE
- the gshB gene encoding glutathione synthetase, with product MKFAFIIDPIEKLNPSHDSSVALMEAAQLLGHEVWVTQAHQLNVIDGQTWALLTPVNLTPIIRDQDRWRVEEPWFSVGQSILQPLENMDSVFMRTDPPVTIPYLYATYLLDYINPEKTLVVNSPHGLRTANEKMYALQFKDCIPTTIVSRDKQVIREFVERQGAAVLKPLGGKAGEGILFLEGSDRNLNSLIEISTQQGIYPVMIQTFLPEAKDGDKRIIVLNGEPIGAVNRIPTGQEFRGNMAVGGRVAKTEITDREREICQKLASKLVADGLYFVGIDIIGGYLTEVNVTSPTGIREIDLLDGVYLGKQVIEWVENKITNRF